In one window of Pseudoliparis swirei isolate HS2019 ecotype Mariana Trench chromosome 15, NWPU_hadal_v1, whole genome shotgun sequence DNA:
- the LOC130205629 gene encoding serine/threonine-protein phosphatase 6 catalytic subunit-like, which yields MAPLHLDKYVDIARHCKYLPENDLKRLCDYVCDLLLEESNVQPVSTPVTVCGDIHGQFYDLCELFRTGGQVPDTNYIFMGDFVDRGYYSLETFTHLLALKAKWPDRITLLRGNHESRQITQVYGFYDECQTKYGNANAWRYCTKVFDMLTVAAVSPSEFNGETVDSESAPCCWRRALLL from the exons ATGGCGCCTTTACACCTGGACAAGTACGTAGATATAGCGAGACACTGCAAATACCTGCCGGAAAACGACCTCAAG AGGTTATGTGACTATGTCTGTGATTTACTGCTGGAGGAGTCCAACGTGCAGCCCGTCTCCACGCCCGTGACTGTGTGTGGAGACATTCACGGCCAG TTCTATGATCTGTGTGAACTCTTCAGAACCGGAGGACAAGTTCCAGACACAAATTACATTTTcatg GGAGACTTTGTGGACCGAGGCTACTACAGCCTGGAGACCTTCACCCACCTGCTGGCGCTGAAGGCCAAGTGGCCGGATCGCATCACGCTGCTGCGGGGAAACCACGAGAGCCGGCAGATCACACAGGTGTACGGCTTCTATG ACGAGTGCCAGACTAAATACGGGAATGCTAACGCGTGGCGCTACTGCACCAAGGTGTTCGACATGCTGACGGTGGCGGCCGTGAGTCCCTCTGAGTTCAACGGGGAGACTGTAGATTCAGagagcgccccctgctgctggaggagagcACTGCTGCT CTGA